A genomic window from Cupriavidus basilensis includes:
- the cmdF gene encoding tyrosine 2,3-aminomutase: MNEVSSQHASSRLGGTAVEVDGQQLTAAALAQVAQGRRPASLDQAARAHVADARARFEELASSNIPIYGVSTGFGELVHNWVDIEHAGALQENLLRSHCAGVGPLFGREEVRAMMVARANALARGYSAVRPLVIEQLLRYVEAGITPAVPQVGSLGASGDLAPLSHIAITLIGEGKVLLADGTTAPTGQVLREHGIEPIKLSHKEGLALINGTSAMTGMACLLLETMRAQVTQAEIIAALALEGLNASADAFMTHGHDIAKPHPGQVQSAANLRALLAGSTRLSGHGQLAGEMKTRAGDEKNTGTGVFIQKAYTLRCIPQVLGAVRDTLGHCATVVERELNSSNDNPLFFDDGELFHGGNFHGQQVAFAMDFLAIAATQLGVVSERRLNRLLSPHLNNGLPAFLAAANEGLSCGFAGAQYPATALIAENRTICSPASIQSVPSNGDNQDVVSMGLIGARNARRIIDNNQYILAVELLAACQAAELAGAVESLSPAGRAVFAFVRERVPFLAMDRYMTDDIEAIAAQLRAGALVGVVRAAGAAVN; this comes from the coding sequence ATGAACGAGGTATCCAGCCAGCACGCATCCAGCCGCCTGGGCGGCACGGCCGTCGAGGTCGATGGCCAGCAACTCACCGCCGCCGCGTTGGCGCAGGTGGCGCAAGGTCGTCGCCCGGCCAGCCTGGACCAGGCTGCGCGTGCCCATGTGGCGGATGCGCGTGCGCGTTTCGAGGAACTTGCCTCGTCCAATATCCCCATCTACGGCGTGTCCACCGGCTTTGGCGAGCTGGTGCATAACTGGGTGGATATCGAGCATGCCGGCGCCCTGCAGGAAAACCTGTTGCGCAGCCACTGCGCCGGCGTGGGCCCGCTGTTCGGGCGCGAAGAGGTGCGCGCGATGATGGTTGCGCGCGCCAATGCGCTGGCGCGGGGCTATTCGGCGGTACGCCCGCTGGTGATCGAGCAATTGCTGCGTTATGTCGAGGCGGGCATCACGCCCGCCGTGCCGCAGGTGGGCTCGCTCGGCGCCAGCGGTGACCTCGCGCCGCTGTCGCATATCGCCATCACGCTGATTGGCGAAGGCAAGGTGCTGCTGGCCGACGGCACTACCGCGCCCACCGGGCAGGTATTGCGCGAGCATGGCATCGAGCCGATCAAGCTGTCCCACAAGGAAGGGCTGGCCCTGATCAACGGCACCTCGGCCATGACCGGCATGGCGTGCCTGTTGTTGGAAACCATGCGCGCCCAGGTGACGCAGGCCGAGATCATCGCGGCGCTGGCGCTCGAAGGGCTGAACGCCTCGGCCGATGCCTTCATGACCCACGGCCACGACATCGCCAAGCCGCATCCGGGCCAGGTGCAATCGGCGGCCAACCTGCGCGCGCTGCTGGCGGGTTCCACGCGCCTCTCAGGGCATGGCCAGCTGGCGGGCGAAATGAAGACCCGCGCCGGCGACGAGAAGAACACCGGCACCGGCGTGTTTATCCAAAAGGCCTACACGCTGCGCTGCATTCCGCAGGTGCTGGGCGCGGTGCGCGACACGCTGGGGCACTGCGCCACCGTGGTCGAGCGCGAGCTGAATTCGTCCAACGACAATCCGCTGTTCTTCGACGACGGCGAACTGTTCCACGGCGGCAATTTCCATGGCCAGCAAGTCGCGTTTGCCATGGACTTCCTCGCCATCGCGGCCACGCAGCTCGGCGTGGTGTCGGAGCGTCGCCTCAACCGCCTGCTCAGCCCGCACCTGAATAACGGCTTGCCGGCTTTCCTGGCGGCCGCCAACGAGGGGCTGAGCTGCGGGTTTGCCGGCGCGCAGTATCCGGCCACCGCGCTGATCGCCGAGAACCGCACCATCTGCAGCCCGGCCAGCATCCAGAGCGTGCCGTCCAACGGCGACAACCAGGACGTGGTGAGCATGGGCCTGATCGGCGCGCGCAATGCACGCCGCATCATCGACAACAACCAGTACATCCTCGCCGTGGAGCTGCTCGCAGCCTGCCAGGCTGCCGAGCTGGCCGGCGCGGTGGAAAGCCTGTCGCCGGCGGGCCGCGCGGTCTTTGCCTTTGTGCGCGAACGCGTGCCGTTCCTGGCGATGGATCGCTACATGACCGACGACATCGAAGCCATTGCCGCGCAACTGCGCGCCGGCGCGCTGGTGGGGGTGGTGCGCGCGGCTGGCGCGGCGGTCAACTGA
- a CDS encoding ATP-dependent helicase — protein MDAAAPDTPAYLSTLNPEQRAAVTHEPAAPLLIIAGAGSGKTNTLAHRVAHLVLGGADPRRILLLTFSRRAASEMGRRVERIVDQALGMQACGAGRAALTWSGTFHAIGARLLREYAETLGLSPSFTICDRGDAADLMNVVRHDLGLSAQASRFPRKETCLSIYSRVVNTQAPLEDVLKHWFPRYAMWTDALRGLFAGYVQAKQKQQVLDYDDLLLYWAQALAEPALAQDMGARFDHVLVDEYQDTNALQAAILLALKPDGRGLTVVGDDAQSIYAFRGATVRNILDFPTQFTPAADMVTLSRNYRSTQPILAAANAVIGLAAERYTKDLWSERGSAEKPEIVVVNDEADQARYVVEQILSRREAGLALLSQAVLFRAADHSAQLEIELVRRNIPFVKFGGLKFLESTHVKDVLAVVRWLENPRDRMAGFRSLQLLPGVGPKTAARVLDAVEIATEPLFALESFEAPPAAAEAWPDLLALARSLMAPAAPWPSAFEQVVAWYQPHLERLHDDAPARAADLQQLERIAATYASRERFLTELTLDPPDASSDESGVPLRDEDYLILSTIHSAKGQEWKAVYVLNAVDGCMPSDLATGTTEEIEEERRLLYVAMTRARDHLDIVVPQRFYVHQQTAYGDRHVYASRTRFLPNRVMPLFHSRSWPPPPPVADAPAKAPLPRLDLAGRMRDMWK, from the coding sequence GTGGATGCCGCCGCCCCCGATACGCCGGCCTACCTGTCCACCCTGAACCCGGAGCAACGCGCGGCCGTGACGCACGAGCCCGCCGCGCCGCTGCTGATCATCGCCGGTGCCGGCTCGGGCAAGACCAACACGCTGGCGCACCGCGTTGCCCATCTGGTGCTGGGCGGCGCAGACCCGCGCCGCATCCTGCTGCTGACGTTCTCGCGCCGCGCGGCGTCGGAGATGGGGCGGCGGGTCGAGCGCATCGTCGACCAGGCGCTGGGCATGCAAGCCTGCGGGGCGGGACGCGCGGCTCTCACATGGTCCGGCACCTTCCACGCCATCGGCGCGCGCCTGCTGCGCGAGTACGCGGAAACGCTTGGCCTGTCGCCCAGCTTCACCATCTGCGATCGCGGCGACGCCGCCGACCTGATGAACGTGGTGCGGCACGACCTGGGCCTGTCGGCCCAGGCTTCGCGGTTCCCGCGCAAGGAAACCTGCCTGTCGATCTACTCGCGCGTGGTCAACACGCAGGCGCCGCTCGAAGACGTGCTCAAGCACTGGTTCCCGCGCTATGCCATGTGGACGGATGCGCTGCGCGGACTATTTGCCGGCTATGTGCAAGCCAAGCAAAAGCAGCAGGTGCTCGACTACGACGACCTGCTGCTCTACTGGGCGCAGGCACTGGCCGAGCCCGCGCTGGCGCAGGACATGGGCGCGCGCTTCGACCACGTGCTGGTGGACGAATACCAGGACACCAATGCGCTGCAGGCTGCCATCCTGCTCGCGCTCAAGCCCGACGGGCGCGGCCTGACGGTGGTGGGCGACGATGCCCAGTCGATCTACGCCTTCCGTGGCGCCACGGTGCGCAATATCCTCGATTTCCCCACCCAGTTCACGCCGGCCGCGGACATGGTCACGCTGTCGCGCAACTACCGCTCCACCCAACCCATCCTGGCCGCCGCCAACGCGGTGATCGGGCTGGCGGCCGAGCGCTATACCAAGGACCTGTGGTCGGAGCGCGGCTCGGCCGAGAAGCCGGAAATCGTGGTGGTCAACGACGAGGCGGACCAGGCCCGCTATGTGGTCGAGCAGATCCTCTCGCGGCGCGAGGCCGGACTGGCGCTGCTGTCGCAGGCGGTGCTGTTCCGCGCCGCCGACCACAGCGCGCAACTGGAGATCGAGCTGGTCCGGCGCAATATCCCGTTCGTGAAGTTCGGCGGCTTGAAGTTCCTGGAATCCACGCACGTGAAGGATGTGCTGGCGGTGGTGCGCTGGCTGGAAAATCCGCGCGACCGCATGGCAGGCTTTCGCAGCCTGCAGCTATTGCCGGGCGTGGGACCCAAGACTGCCGCTCGCGTGCTCGATGCGGTGGAAATCGCCACCGAGCCGCTATTTGCCCTGGAGTCCTTTGAGGCGCCGCCAGCCGCCGCCGAGGCCTGGCCCGACCTGCTGGCGCTGGCACGCAGCCTGATGGCCCCGGCCGCGCCGTGGCCATCAGCCTTCGAGCAGGTGGTGGCGTGGTACCAGCCGCACCTCGAGCGCCTGCACGACGACGCGCCCGCGCGCGCCGCCGACCTGCAGCAGCTGGAGCGTATCGCCGCCACCTACGCGTCGCGCGAGCGCTTCCTGACGGAACTCACGCTGGACCCGCCGGACGCATCGAGCGACGAATCCGGCGTGCCGCTGCGCGATGAGGACTACCTGATCCTGTCCACCATCCACTCGGCCAAGGGCCAGGAATGGAAGGCCGTCTATGTGCTCAATGCCGTCGACGGCTGCATGCCTTCGGACCTGGCCACCGGCACCACCGAGGAAATCGAGGAAGAGCGCCGGCTGCTATACGTCGCCATGACCCGCGCCCGCGACCACCTCGACATCGTGGTGCCACAGCGGTTCTATGTGCACCAGCAGACCGCCTATGGCGATCGCCACGTCTACGCCTCGCGCACGCGCTTTCTGCCCAACCGCGTGATGCCGCTGTTCCACAGCCGGTCCTGGCCGCCGCCCCCGCCGGTGGCGGACGCGCCGGCCAAGGCGCCGCTGCCCAGGCTGGACCTGGCCGGGCGCATGCGCGATATGTGGAAATGA
- a CDS encoding TlpA disulfide reductase family protein — protein MTTSASPTAPTPASTASRKLWPVIAAVLLVAVLGWFGYRAIAPANAAPPATFTLLSGEKVSTADLKGKVYLVNFWATSCVTCVKEMPDMVRTYDKFKGKGLEFVAVAMSYDPPMYVMNYAQTRKLPFKVAMDSDGAAAKAFGEVQLTPTTFVIDKDGRILKRYVGEPEWDALHKLLDGALAKAA, from the coding sequence ATGACGACCTCCGCTTCCCCCACCGCACCCACCCCGGCAAGCACCGCCTCGCGCAAGCTGTGGCCTGTGATCGCCGCCGTGCTGCTGGTTGCAGTGCTGGGCTGGTTCGGCTATCGCGCCATCGCCCCCGCCAATGCGGCGCCGCCCGCCACGTTCACGCTGCTGTCGGGAGAAAAAGTCAGCACCGCCGATCTCAAGGGCAAGGTCTACCTGGTCAACTTCTGGGCCACCAGCTGCGTCACCTGCGTCAAGGAAATGCCGGACATGGTCCGCACCTATGACAAGTTCAAGGGCAAGGGCCTGGAGTTCGTCGCCGTGGCAATGAGCTACGACCCGCCCATGTACGTGATGAATTATGCGCAAACGCGCAAGCTGCCGTTCAAGGTGGCGATGGATTCCGACGGCGCGGCCGCCAAGGCATTCGGCGAAGTGCAGCTGACCCCGACCACCTTCGTGATCGACAAGGACGGCCGCATCCTCAAGCGCTATGTGGGCGAGCCCGAGTGGGACGCGCTGCACAAGCTGCTCGACGGCGCGCTCGCCAAGGCGGCCTGA
- a CDS encoding thioredoxin, with protein MQPSPRSVFGTARRTGAAVLGALLVAASTSALAATPHLPPVNDLAIQAAAAASRGEPLVVLVTLPGCVYCETVRRNYLGPQAAAGEIEARELDMTADTPLRNADGSMTTAREWARSRNVAVAPTVLFLDARGRSLATPLRGMQPDFYGAYLEQALDQARSALASKTH; from the coding sequence ATGCAGCCATCCCCCCGGAGTGTCTTTGGCACCGCACGCCGTACCGGCGCGGCGGTGCTCGGCGCTTTGCTGGTCGCGGCAAGCACGAGCGCCCTGGCCGCCACGCCCCACCTGCCCCCCGTCAACGATCTCGCCATCCAGGCCGCCGCTGCGGCCAGCCGGGGCGAGCCCCTGGTGGTGCTGGTGACATTGCCCGGCTGCGTGTACTGTGAAACGGTGCGCCGCAACTATCTCGGCCCGCAAGCCGCGGCGGGCGAAATCGAGGCGCGCGAGCTGGACATGACCGCCGACACGCCGCTGCGCAACGCCGATGGCAGCATGACCACCGCACGGGAATGGGCCCGCAGCCGCAATGTGGCGGTAGCGCCCACGGTGCTCTTCCTCGACGCGCGCGGCCGCTCCCTGGCCACGCCGCTGCGCGGCATGCAGCCCGATTTCTATGGCGCCTACCTTGAGCAGGCGCTGGACCAGGCCCGCTCTGCCTTGGCAAGCAAGACGCATTGA
- a CDS encoding LysE family transporter, whose amino-acid sequence MRWDVWLAYFAACWVIAVSPGAGAVLSMSHGLSYGLRKTTTTIFGLQTGLVIILLVAGGGLGALLVASEHAFAVVKTIGALYLIYIGVQQWRARVDGGAQDDAARGTEAPRVAALSPRRRFATGLLTNVTNPKGIIFMVAVLPQFIDPAHALGPQLAILAATMCGVDLVVMHGYALLASRMRGLFRNARAVRWQNRIFGSVLVAVGAALFFVRRHPA is encoded by the coding sequence ATGCGTTGGGATGTTTGGCTGGCCTATTTCGCGGCCTGTTGGGTGATTGCTGTGTCGCCGGGTGCCGGCGCGGTGCTGTCGATGAGCCATGGCCTGTCTTACGGCCTGCGCAAGACCACCACCACGATCTTTGGCTTGCAGACCGGGCTGGTCATCATCCTGCTGGTGGCTGGCGGCGGCCTGGGCGCGTTGCTGGTGGCCTCCGAGCATGCCTTTGCCGTGGTCAAGACGATTGGCGCGCTCTACCTGATCTATATCGGCGTGCAGCAATGGCGCGCGCGGGTGGACGGCGGCGCTCAGGACGATGCCGCGCGGGGCACGGAAGCGCCGCGCGTGGCCGCGCTGAGTCCGCGCCGGCGTTTTGCCACGGGCTTGCTGACCAATGTGACCAACCCCAAGGGCATCATCTTCATGGTGGCGGTGTTGCCGCAGTTCATCGATCCGGCCCATGCGTTGGGACCCCAGCTTGCCATCCTGGCCGCGACGATGTGCGGCGTGGACCTGGTGGTGATGCACGGCTACGCGCTGCTGGCCTCGCGCATGCGCGGCTTGTTCCGCAATGCGCGCGCGGTGCGCTGGCAGAACCGGATCTTCGGCAGCGTGCTGGTGGCCGTGGGCGCGGCGTTGTTCTTCGTCAGGCGCCATCCGGCTTGA
- a CDS encoding YifB family Mg chelatase-like AAA ATPase → MSLALLRSRALTGLEAPLVSVEVHLANGLPAFNIVGLADTEVRESRERVRAAILNSQLEFPSRRITVNLAPADLPKESGRFDLPIALGILAASGQVPLDGLDASEFAGELSLSGELRPVRGALAMAMGLGRDNAARQAAGEGPARSFVVAAENAPEAALIDGVTVYAARSLLEVCAHLGPLPADRLARAQPLVEIAGGDPAGPDMRDVRGQAQARRAMEIAAAGQHSALLVGPPGTGKSMLAQRFAGLLPPMTLDEALESAAVQSLTAAGFHPARWRERPYRSPHHTASAAALVGGGSNPRPGEISLAHQGVLFLDELPEFDRKVLEVLREPLESGRVTISRAMRQADFPARFQFIAAMNPCPCGYQGHPSRPCRCTPDQVLRYQSRLSGPLLDRIDLQVEVPAQDHQEMLDGPPGEPSADVRQRVLAARAVQQARQGKPNAALSGREIDEHCPLAPEAQALLRGAMAKLAWSARAYFRVLKIARTIADLAGAEPLQPSHVGEAIQYRRALRTP, encoded by the coding sequence ATGAGCCTCGCCCTCCTGCGTAGCCGGGCGCTGACCGGACTCGAGGCACCGCTGGTGTCGGTCGAGGTGCACCTGGCCAACGGCCTGCCCGCCTTCAATATCGTCGGGTTGGCCGATACCGAAGTGCGCGAGAGCCGCGAGCGGGTGCGCGCGGCGATCCTCAACAGCCAGCTCGAGTTTCCCAGCCGGCGCATTACGGTGAATCTGGCGCCGGCCGACCTGCCCAAGGAGTCCGGGCGCTTCGACCTGCCGATCGCGCTTGGCATCCTGGCCGCAAGCGGGCAAGTCCCGCTGGATGGCCTGGATGCCAGCGAGTTCGCCGGCGAGCTGTCGCTGTCCGGCGAATTGCGCCCCGTGCGCGGGGCACTGGCCATGGCCATGGGCCTGGGGCGCGACAACGCGGCACGGCAAGCCGCTGGCGAAGGCCCGGCGCGCAGCTTCGTGGTGGCGGCGGAAAACGCGCCCGAGGCGGCCCTGATCGACGGCGTCACGGTATATGCAGCGCGCTCCCTGCTGGAAGTCTGTGCTCACCTTGGCCCCCTGCCCGCGGACCGCCTGGCACGCGCGCAGCCGCTGGTGGAGATCGCCGGAGGCGACCCGGCCGGCCCGGACATGCGTGACGTGCGGGGCCAGGCGCAAGCGCGCCGCGCCATGGAGATCGCGGCGGCGGGCCAGCATTCGGCACTGCTCGTCGGTCCGCCCGGCACCGGCAAGTCCATGCTGGCCCAGCGCTTCGCCGGCCTGCTGCCGCCCATGACGCTGGACGAAGCGCTGGAATCCGCCGCGGTGCAGAGCCTGACCGCCGCCGGTTTCCATCCCGCCCGCTGGCGTGAGCGGCCCTACCGCTCGCCGCACCACACCGCGTCGGCGGCGGCGCTGGTGGGCGGCGGCAGCAATCCCCGACCGGGCGAGATCTCGCTGGCCCACCAAGGGGTGTTGTTCCTGGATGAGTTGCCTGAATTTGACCGCAAGGTGCTGGAAGTGCTGCGCGAACCGCTGGAATCCGGCCGCGTCACCATCTCGCGCGCCATGCGGCAAGCCGACTTCCCGGCGCGCTTCCAGTTCATCGCCGCGATGAACCCCTGTCCTTGCGGCTATCAGGGGCACCCGTCCCGTCCTTGCCGATGCACGCCTGACCAGGTGCTGCGCTACCAGTCCAGGCTGTCGGGACCTTTGCTCGACCGGATCGACCTGCAAGTGGAAGTGCCGGCGCAGGATCATCAGGAAATGCTCGACGGCCCGCCCGGAGAGCCCAGTGCAGACGTGCGCCAGCGCGTGCTGGCCGCCCGGGCCGTGCAGCAGGCCCGGCAAGGCAAGCCCAATGCCGCCCTGTCCGGTCGCGAGATCGACGAGCACTGCCCGCTCGCGCCCGAGGCGCAGGCATTGCTGCGCGGCGCCATGGCCAAACTAGCCTGGTCGGCGCGCGCCTATTTCCGCGTATTGAAGATCGCCCGCACCATTGCCGACCTGGCAGGCGCCGAGCCATTGCAGCCGAGCCATGTGGGCGAGGCTATCCAGTACCGGCGCGCGTTGCGGACACCGTAG
- a CDS encoding accessory factor UbiK family protein — MKPTDLFNDFQAKISEALRNSPAKDIEKNVRSMMTQGFSKLDLVTREEFDVQSQVLARTRARLEELEARVQALESRSAGGSDTPVSG, encoded by the coding sequence ATGAAACCCACCGATCTCTTCAACGATTTCCAGGCCAAGATCAGCGAAGCCCTGCGCAATTCGCCGGCCAAGGACATCGAAAAAAACGTCCGCAGCATGATGACGCAGGGGTTTTCCAAGCTCGACCTGGTCACCCGCGAGGAATTCGACGTCCAGTCGCAGGTGCTGGCGCGCACCCGCGCGCGCCTGGAAGAACTGGAAGCCCGCGTGCAGGCGCTGGAAAGCCGCTCGGCAGGCGGCTCCGACACGCCTGTTTCGGGCTGA
- a CDS encoding TorF family putative porin produces the protein MKKLALAVSASAVVLCGLAPAAFAQSSAQEGGAPTDATAAAEASPHTFTANVTLASEYRYRGLMQTNRRPAIQGGFDYSHSSGFYVGNWNSSISWLGDSNPKVSAPIEMDFYGGFKNTVTLAGLEWNYDAGVLQYYYPGDYPNGFTRPYTTELYVGAGAGPVFFKYSQALTNLFGFADSKYSYYADLSANVPLNFWDLTLNAHVGYQNVKHVNSASYTDWKLGLTKDLGKGFALAIAYIDTNAHKSAYTNVPGRYVGKATAWASITKTF, from the coding sequence ATGAAGAAGTTGGCCCTTGCAGTCAGCGCCAGTGCAGTTGTGCTTTGCGGGCTCGCCCCCGCCGCCTTCGCCCAGAGCAGTGCGCAGGAGGGCGGTGCGCCCACCGACGCCACTGCCGCCGCCGAGGCTTCGCCGCACACCTTCACCGCCAACGTGACCCTGGCCAGTGAGTATCGCTATCGCGGCTTGATGCAGACCAACCGCCGCCCGGCCATCCAGGGCGGGTTCGACTACTCGCATTCGAGCGGCTTCTACGTGGGTAACTGGAACTCGAGCATTAGCTGGCTCGGCGACAGCAATCCGAAAGTCTCGGCACCGATCGAGATGGACTTCTATGGCGGCTTCAAGAACACGGTGACGCTGGCCGGCCTGGAGTGGAACTATGACGCAGGCGTGCTGCAGTACTACTACCCGGGCGATTACCCGAACGGCTTCACCCGCCCGTACACCACGGAGCTGTATGTCGGCGCCGGCGCTGGCCCGGTGTTCTTCAAGTACTCGCAGGCGCTGACCAACCTGTTCGGCTTCGCTGACAGCAAGTACAGCTACTACGCCGACCTGTCGGCCAATGTGCCGCTGAACTTCTGGGACCTGACGCTCAATGCCCACGTCGGCTACCAGAACGTGAAGCACGTCAACAGCGCCTCCTACACCGACTGGAAGCTCGGGCTGACCAAGGACCTGGGCAAGGGCTTCGCGCTGGCGATCGCTTATATCGACACCAATGCGCACAAATCGGCCTATACCAATGTACCGGGCCGCTACGTCGGCAAGGCTACCGCCTGGGCTTCGATCACCAAGACTTTCTAA
- a CDS encoding P-II family nitrogen regulator — protein sequence MKLIIAVIKPFKLDEVREALSDVGVSGITVTEVKGFGRQKGHTELYRGAEYIVDFLPKVKIEVAVPDDVVDRAIEAIEKSARTGKIGDGKIFVAPIEQVIRIRTGETGGDAL from the coding sequence ATGAAACTGATCATCGCCGTCATCAAGCCGTTCAAGCTCGACGAGGTGCGCGAAGCGCTCTCGGACGTGGGCGTGTCCGGCATCACCGTGACTGAAGTCAAGGGCTTCGGCCGCCAGAAGGGCCATACCGAGTTGTACCGGGGCGCGGAATACATCGTGGATTTCCTGCCCAAGGTGAAGATCGAAGTGGCCGTCCCGGACGACGTGGTCGACCGGGCCATCGAGGCGATCGAGAAATCGGCGCGCACCGGCAAGATTGGCGACGGCAAGATTTTTGTCGCACCGATCGAGCAGGTCATCCGCATCCGCACGGGCGAGACCGGCGGCGACGCGCTGTGA
- a CDS encoding ammonium transporter: MKSWFKRILTTGAMALALGTAGIGLSTHAVAQDKPAAEASAPAAAAAAAPATASAPAAAAAAPAEAAAPAAAPAPVPNKGDTAWLLVSTAFVILMTLPGLALFYGGLVRSKNMLSVLMQCLVIFSLVSLLWAIYGYSFAFTEGNAFFGGTDRLFMKGLNVDAVAATFSKGVVVPELAYFAFQCAFAAITCGLIIGAFAERAKFSAVLVFVVLWFTFSYIPMAHMVWFWPGPDLYTDAAAGAAATAKSGWLFQKGALDFAGGTVVHINAAVAGLVGAFMFGKRIGFGREALRPHSLTFTMVGASLLWFGWFGFNAGSALEANGSAALAFVNTLLATCAAVLSWTFGEWISKGKPSMLGGASGAVAGLVAITPAAGFVGPMGSIVIGIAAGLLCLWGVTGLKKLLGMDDSLDVFGVHGVGGILGALLTGVFAAPSLGGTGIYDYVANKVSDDYSIVGQVWIQFEGVLTTIVWSSVVAFVAFKLVDMLIGLRVPEEEEREGLDITSHGETAYEA; encoded by the coding sequence ATGAAATCCTGGTTCAAGCGCATCCTGACAACCGGCGCCATGGCGCTGGCCTTGGGCACGGCCGGCATCGGCCTGTCCACCCATGCCGTGGCGCAGGACAAGCCCGCGGCCGAAGCCTCCGCGCCGGCCGCTGCCGCCGCCGCCGCACCTGCAACTGCCTCCGCTCCCGCGGCAGCGGCAGCTGCGCCTGCAGAGGCTGCCGCCCCTGCCGCAGCGCCCGCGCCGGTGCCCAACAAGGGTGATACCGCCTGGCTGCTGGTCTCCACGGCCTTCGTGATCCTGATGACGCTGCCAGGCCTGGCGCTGTTCTACGGCGGCCTGGTCCGCTCGAAGAACATGTTGTCGGTGCTGATGCAGTGCCTGGTGATCTTCTCGCTGGTGTCGCTGCTGTGGGCCATCTACGGCTACAGCTTCGCCTTCACCGAGGGTAACGCCTTCTTTGGCGGCACCGACCGGCTCTTCATGAAGGGGCTCAACGTCGATGCCGTGGCTGCCACCTTCTCCAAGGGCGTGGTGGTGCCGGAACTGGCTTACTTCGCCTTCCAGTGCGCCTTCGCAGCCATTACCTGCGGGCTGATCATCGGCGCTTTCGCCGAACGCGCCAAGTTCTCGGCGGTGCTGGTCTTCGTGGTGCTGTGGTTCACCTTCTCGTACATCCCGATGGCCCACATGGTCTGGTTCTGGCCTGGTCCTGACCTTTACACCGACGCGGCTGCCGGCGCGGCTGCCACTGCCAAGAGCGGCTGGCTGTTCCAGAAGGGCGCGCTCGACTTCGCTGGCGGCACGGTGGTGCACATCAACGCAGCCGTAGCCGGCCTGGTGGGTGCCTTCATGTTCGGCAAGCGAATCGGCTTTGGCCGTGAGGCCCTGCGTCCGCACAGCCTGACCTTCACCATGGTGGGCGCCTCGCTGCTGTGGTTCGGCTGGTTCGGCTTCAACGCCGGCTCGGCGCTGGAAGCCAACGGCTCGGCCGCACTGGCCTTCGTCAACACCCTGCTGGCAACCTGCGCCGCGGTGCTGTCCTGGACCTTCGGCGAATGGATCAGCAAGGGCAAGCCCTCGATGCTGGGCGGCGCTTCGGGCGCAGTCGCTGGCCTGGTTGCCATTACCCCGGCGGCCGGCTTCGTCGGCCCGATGGGTTCGATCGTGATCGGCATCGCCGCTGGCCTGCTGTGCCTGTGGGGCGTAACCGGCCTGAAGAAGCTGCTGGGCATGGACGACTCGCTCGACGTCTTCGGCGTGCACGGCGTGGGCGGCATCCTGGGTGCGCTGCTGACCGGCGTGTTCGCCGCGCCGAGCCTGGGCGGCACGGGTATCTATGACTACGTGGCCAACAAGGTCTCGGACGATTATTCGATCGTGGGCCAGGTGTGGATCCAGTTCGAAGGCGTGCTCACTACCATCGTGTGGTCGAGCGTGGTGGCCTTCGTCGCCTTCAAGCTGGTGGATATGCTGATCGGCCTGCGGGTGCCGGAAGAAGAAGAACGCGAGGGCCTGGACATCACCTCGCACGGCGAGACCGCGTATGAAGCCTGA